Proteins encoded in a region of the Pseudomonas syringae KCTC 12500 genome:
- a CDS encoding ABC-F family ATPase: MISTANITMQFGPKPLFENVSVKFGAGNRYGLIGANGCGKSTFMKILGGDLEPSGGQVMLEPNVRLGKLRQDQFAYEEFTVLDTVIMGHEELWKVKAERDRIYSLPEMSEDDGMAVAELETEFAEMDGYTAESRAGELLLGLGIGIEQHNGPMSEVSPGWKLRVLLAQALFSDPEVLLLDEPTNHLDINTIRWLENILTQRNSLMIIISHDRHFLNSVCTHMADLDYGELRLFPGNYDEYMTVATQSREQLLSDNAKKKAQISELQSFVSRFSANASKAKQATSRAKAIDKIQLAEVKPSSRVSPFIRFEQTKKLHRQAVIVDRMAKGFDGKTLFKDFSFQVEAGERVAIIGPNGIGKTTLLRTLVNELQPDAGTVKWTDAAEIGYYAQDHAHDFEDDSTLFDWMGQWTQGGEQLVRGTLGRMLFSNDEILKSVKVISGGEQGRMLFGKLILQKPNVLVMDEPTNHLDMESIESLNLALENYPGTLIFVSHDREFVSSLATRIIELSPSGVVDFSGTYDDYLRSQGVTF; encoded by the coding sequence TTGATCTCCACAGCTAACATCACGATGCAGTTCGGCCCCAAACCCTTGTTCGAGAATGTCTCGGTCAAGTTTGGCGCTGGTAACCGTTATGGCCTGATTGGCGCGAACGGCTGCGGCAAGTCCACGTTCATGAAAATCCTCGGTGGCGACCTCGAGCCTTCGGGTGGGCAGGTGATGCTGGAGCCGAACGTGCGTCTGGGTAAACTGCGCCAGGATCAGTTCGCCTATGAAGAGTTCACGGTGCTCGACACCGTGATCATGGGTCACGAAGAGCTGTGGAAGGTCAAGGCCGAGCGCGACCGCATCTATTCGCTGCCGGAAATGAGTGAAGACGACGGCATGGCCGTTGCCGAGCTGGAAACCGAGTTTGCCGAAATGGACGGCTACACCGCCGAATCCCGCGCCGGTGAACTGCTGTTGGGTCTGGGTATCGGCATCGAACAGCACAACGGTCCGATGAGCGAAGTTTCGCCGGGCTGGAAGCTGCGCGTTCTGCTGGCACAGGCACTGTTCTCCGATCCGGAAGTGCTGCTGCTCGACGAACCGACCAACCACCTGGACATCAACACCATTCGCTGGCTGGAAAACATCCTGACCCAGCGTAACAGCCTGATGATCATCATCTCCCACGACCGTCACTTCCTGAACAGCGTGTGCACACACATGGCCGACCTGGATTACGGCGAGTTGCGTCTGTTCCCGGGCAACTATGACGAGTACATGACCGTGGCGACCCAGTCCCGCGAGCAGTTGCTGTCCGACAACGCCAAGAAGAAAGCGCAGATTTCCGAACTGCAATCGTTCGTCAGCCGCTTCTCGGCCAACGCCTCGAAAGCCAAGCAGGCCACGTCCCGAGCCAAGGCGATCGACAAGATCCAGCTGGCCGAGGTCAAGCCCTCCAGCCGTGTCAGCCCTTTCATTCGTTTCGAGCAGACCAAGAAGCTGCACCGCCAGGCGGTCATCGTCGATCGCATGGCCAAAGGCTTCGACGGCAAGACCCTGTTCAAGGACTTCAGCTTCCAGGTCGAAGCCGGCGAGCGTGTGGCCATCATCGGCCCGAACGGCATCGGCAAGACCACTCTGCTGCGCACCCTGGTCAACGAGTTGCAACCAGACGCAGGCACGGTCAAGTGGACCGACGCAGCGGAAATCGGCTATTACGCTCAGGACCATGCTCACGATTTCGAGGATGACTCCACCCTGTTCGACTGGATGGGTCAGTGGACTCAAGGCGGCGAGCAACTGGTACGTGGCACCCTGGGCCGCATGCTGTTCTCCAACGACGAGATCCTCAAGTCGGTGAAGGTGATTTCCGGTGGTGAACAGGGCCGCATGCTGTTCGGCAAGCTGATCCTGCAAAAGCCCAACGTGCTGGTGATGGACGAACCGACCAACCACCTGGACATGGAATCCATCGAGTCGCTGAACCTGGCGCTGGAAAACTATCCAGGCACACTGATTTTCGTCAGTCACGACCGCGAGTTCGTGTCCTCGCTGGCAACCCGCATCATCGAACTCAGCCCAAGTGGCGTGGTCGATTTCAGCGGCACCTATGACGACTACCTGCGTAGCCAGGGCGTTACGTTCTAA
- a CDS encoding GNAT family N-acetyltransferase, with protein MTNPSSMTITLRDASSADALCLAVLGMQVFLDTYATQGIRQSIAREALEAFSPANFAQQLIEPTTFIVVAELQGHLIGFAQVALRTDHAMLGVSNAAELQRLYVQERFTGRGAGRLLLDAAEQRATTRHASLLWATVWVGNPRALAFYPRQGYAWKGTPHYVFQGETHENHLFAKPLMTTD; from the coding sequence ATGACTAACCCCTCTTCAATGACCATTACCCTGCGTGATGCTTCCTCTGCGGATGCGTTGTGCCTTGCGGTGCTCGGTATGCAGGTTTTTCTCGACACCTACGCAACGCAGGGCATTCGACAGTCCATCGCCCGCGAGGCGCTGGAAGCTTTCTCGCCTGCGAACTTCGCACAACAGCTCATCGAGCCGACAACGTTCATCGTCGTTGCCGAGTTGCAAGGGCATTTGATCGGCTTTGCTCAAGTCGCGTTGCGCACCGACCACGCAATGCTCGGTGTGTCGAACGCCGCCGAGTTGCAACGTCTCTATGTGCAGGAGCGTTTCACGGGGCGTGGAGCGGGGCGGCTGTTACTTGATGCTGCCGAGCAGCGTGCAACAACCCGTCACGCCTCGCTATTATGGGCAACGGTCTGGGTTGGCAATCCTCGCGCTTTGGCGTTCTACCCTCGTCAAGGCTATGCATGGAAAGGTACGCCGCACTATGTGTTTCAGGGCGAAACACATGAGAATCACCTGTTTGCCAAACCGCTGATGACTACTGACTGA
- a CDS encoding amino acid ABC transporter permease, whose product MYQPPGWLQELWNAREVLWSGFLTSIQCSALAIAAGTLIGMLAGLVLTYGGFFARLPIRLYVDLIRGTPVFVLVLAVFYMVPALGWQISAFQAGAIGLTLFCGSHVSEIVRGALQAIPRGQLEAGKAIGLRFNQSLRYVLLPQAMRQILPTWVNSSTEIVKASTLLSVIGVAELLLSTQQVIARTFMTLEFYLFAGFLFFLINYAIELLGRQIEKRVALP is encoded by the coding sequence ATGTATCAACCCCCTGGCTGGCTGCAGGAATTGTGGAATGCGCGGGAAGTACTCTGGTCAGGCTTTCTGACCAGTATCCAGTGCTCGGCGCTGGCGATTGCCGCAGGTACGCTGATCGGCATGCTGGCCGGTCTGGTGCTGACCTACGGCGGTTTTTTCGCCCGCTTGCCGATTCGGCTCTATGTGGATCTGATTCGCGGGACTCCGGTGTTCGTGCTGGTGCTGGCGGTCTTTTACATGGTGCCGGCGCTGGGTTGGCAGATCAGCGCGTTTCAGGCCGGCGCAATTGGCTTGACGCTGTTTTGCGGCTCTCACGTTTCGGAAATCGTGCGTGGCGCCCTGCAGGCCATTCCCCGTGGCCAACTGGAAGCCGGCAAGGCCATCGGTCTGCGCTTCAATCAGTCGCTGCGCTACGTGTTGCTGCCTCAGGCCATGCGCCAGATCCTGCCGACCTGGGTCAACTCCTCGACCGAGATCGTCAAGGCGTCAACGCTGCTTTCGGTGATCGGTGTGGCTGAACTGCTGCTCAGCACCCAACAGGTGATTGCGCGCACGTTCATGACCCTGGAGTTTTACCTGTTTGCAGGTTTCCTGTTCTTTCTCATCAACTACGCCATCGAGCTTCTTGGGCGGCAAATCGAAAAACGGGTGGCATTGCCATGA
- a CDS encoding LPS biosynthesis protein — MTSQSINSTRYVRNAVDERTPAPTRVLDFSQCKGTKKGPVFLIGSGKSAKDFPIEEFSHIPMITMNGAFSMFAGTNIKPLFYVCSDRDFPNQQPELFAAAMRSSENVGLWEDQFRGDIPRPSGRAYALKKSPRVSRVAALCSREDALVRKLSLWSSRNRDIGFSKDLEFGFFDARTVMYLALQLSYHLGFDNVFLVGFDMNQSVGRFYESSSDNCSPCGLDQHYESRILPSLELMSKQVVGSDFQVFNVSDSSRVPHEVIPKLSLDEVRHKVSCALQR, encoded by the coding sequence ATGACTAGTCAATCAATTAATTCGACGCGCTACGTACGCAATGCTGTTGACGAGCGCACGCCTGCACCGACGCGTGTGCTTGATTTCAGCCAATGCAAGGGCACTAAAAAAGGGCCGGTTTTCCTGATTGGCTCTGGGAAATCAGCAAAGGACTTCCCTATCGAAGAGTTCTCGCATATCCCCATGATTACCATGAACGGCGCGTTCTCGATGTTCGCAGGCACGAACATAAAGCCGTTGTTCTACGTCTGCTCCGACAGGGATTTTCCCAACCAGCAGCCTGAGCTGTTCGCCGCCGCCATGCGCTCCAGCGAAAATGTCGGCCTCTGGGAAGATCAGTTTCGCGGCGATATTCCCAGACCTTCCGGACGCGCTTATGCACTGAAGAAATCGCCCAGAGTGTCGAGGGTGGCGGCACTGTGCTCGCGGGAGGATGCACTGGTCAGAAAACTCTCGTTATGGAGTAGCAGAAACCGGGATATCGGTTTCAGCAAGGATCTGGAATTTGGTTTTTTCGACGCCCGAACTGTCATGTATCTGGCGCTGCAACTGTCTTATCACCTTGGTTTCGACAATGTCTTTCTGGTCGGTTTCGATATGAATCAGTCCGTGGGCCGATTCTATGAATCCTCCAGCGACAATTGCTCACCTTGCGGTCTGGACCAGCATTACGAGTCCAGAATTCTTCCATCACTTGAGCTGATGTCGAAACAGGTCGTCGGGAGCGACTTCCAGGTATTCAATGTCTCCGACAGCTCGCGTGTGCCGCACGAAGTCATTCCCAAGTTGAGCCTTGATGAAGTTCGCCATAAAGTCAGTTGCGCACTTCAACGATAG
- a CDS encoding amino acid ABC transporter permease, whose protein sequence is MNYQLNFDAVWRDFPSLLAGLGLGLELALISIAIGCVIGLANAFALLSRYKALRIVASIYVTVVRNTPILVLILLIYFALPGLGIRLDKLASFIVTLSLYAGAYLTEVFRAGLLSIHKGQREAGLAIGLGEWQVRAYIIVPVMLRNVLPALSNNFISLFKDTSLAAAIAVPELTYYARKINVESYRVIETWLVTTALYVVACYVIALLLRTLEQRLAIRR, encoded by the coding sequence ATGAATTACCAATTGAATTTTGATGCTGTATGGCGCGACTTCCCCAGTCTTCTGGCGGGGTTGGGCCTTGGCCTGGAACTGGCCCTGATCTCGATCGCGATTGGCTGTGTGATCGGGCTGGCTAACGCATTTGCGCTGCTGTCACGTTACAAGGCGTTGCGTATCGTCGCGTCGATCTACGTGACCGTGGTGCGCAACACTCCGATTCTGGTGTTGATCCTGCTGATCTATTTCGCGTTGCCCGGGCTGGGTATTCGACTCGACAAGCTGGCGTCATTCATCGTCACCCTGTCGCTGTACGCCGGTGCCTATCTGACCGAAGTGTTCCGTGCCGGGCTGCTGAGCATCCACAAGGGACAGCGCGAAGCGGGGCTGGCGATCGGTCTGGGCGAATGGCAGGTGCGGGCCTACATCATCGTGCCGGTCATGCTGCGCAATGTATTGCCGGCACTCTCCAACAACTTCATTTCGCTGTTCAAGGACACCTCGCTGGCGGCCGCCATTGCCGTGCCGGAGCTGACCTATTACGCGCGCAAGATCAACGTCGAAAGCTACCGGGTGATCGAAACCTGGCTGGTGACCACTGCACTCTATGTGGTGGCCTGCTACGTGATCGCTCTGCTTTTGCGCACTCTCGAACAACGTCTGGCGATTCGCCGCTAG
- a CDS encoding DUF3053 domain-containing protein yields MKSLFRPALLLAVALPLFLAGCGDKEPEQRTAFTQFLQIRIVDKPGVHVPKLTDEEKKTFGDYTSHYAVISDFGAGMDSAVQPLAGLMQKGSFHSVSDVIQRRADLAAVQTGLDEVGEKLTVEQGKADAARAKLKQPEDLKVVYDKAYDRTVSVPANTFREVLPQIKGTFSSGLKVADYVDAHKSQIDISGSTITVKDPVVQTELNKLLQELNEQGKNAQQAQSKLQSLMTGR; encoded by the coding sequence ATGAAGTCCCTTTTCCGTCCAGCTTTGCTGCTGGCTGTCGCTTTACCCCTGTTCCTGGCTGGCTGCGGAGACAAGGAGCCCGAGCAGCGCACTGCGTTCACTCAGTTCCTGCAAATCCGAATTGTCGACAAGCCGGGCGTACATGTGCCCAAGCTGACGGATGAGGAGAAGAAAACCTTTGGTGACTACACCTCGCACTATGCGGTCATCTCCGACTTCGGCGCAGGCATGGACTCTGCTGTACAGCCGCTCGCCGGCTTGATGCAGAAAGGCTCTTTTCATTCGGTCAGCGATGTCATTCAACGACGCGCTGACCTGGCTGCTGTGCAGACGGGCCTTGATGAAGTGGGCGAAAAGCTGACCGTCGAGCAGGGCAAGGCAGACGCCGCACGCGCGAAACTCAAGCAGCCTGAAGACCTCAAGGTGGTTTACGACAAGGCCTACGACCGAACTGTCAGCGTACCCGCCAACACCTTCCGCGAAGTGCTGCCGCAGATAAAGGGCACCTTTTCCAGTGGCCTGAAGGTTGCCGATTATGTGGACGCGCACAAATCGCAGATCGATATCTCGGGTTCGACGATCACCGTCAAGGATCCTGTGGTCCAGACCGAGCTCAACAAACTGCTGCAAGAGCTGAACGAGCAGGGCAAGAACGCTCAACAAGCCCAGTCCAAGCTGCAATCGCTGATGACCGGCCGCTGA
- a CDS encoding lactonase family protein, producing MKNILLLAAAVGCSLGLSAQATTFAYISSPTDGLISQYRLDEKSGALSLVEQTRAGDQVNPMAITPDGKALFAALRAKPYQVLSFSIEPGTGHLKPLSQAPLAESLAYLSTDRSGRFLFGASYGADLLSVQPIDAQHRPSDSIQTYKTGMHAHSVRTDPSNRFVYAGNLGVDRVLQYRLEPKDGKLVPIGEGYVAVPENTGPRHLTFSSDGKFLYVVGEMSGTVTAFAINQKTGALKQTSQADGIPKRLNLAPGQARDARNNDLKDDPTPRIWAADIRLAPNGKWLFISERTSSSVSVFKVEPTNGKVAFVDNYPVQEKQPRNIAVSPNGRWLLVSGEKSDKVGSYAIGEKGALQRVGEAPSGKGALWIEMLSQPSE from the coding sequence ATGAAAAATATTCTGTTGCTGGCCGCTGCAGTCGGTTGTTCATTAGGCCTGAGTGCCCAGGCGACCACCTTCGCTTACATTTCCAGCCCCACCGATGGGCTGATTTCTCAATACCGTCTGGATGAAAAGAGCGGGGCGCTCAGCCTGGTCGAGCAAACCAGGGCGGGTGACCAGGTCAATCCGATGGCCATCACGCCGGATGGCAAAGCGTTATTTGCGGCGTTGCGCGCCAAGCCGTATCAAGTGCTGAGTTTCAGCATCGAGCCTGGCACCGGACACCTCAAACCGCTGAGCCAGGCGCCGCTGGCCGAGAGTCTGGCGTACCTGTCTACCGATCGTAGCGGACGCTTTCTGTTTGGTGCGTCATATGGCGCCGACTTGCTCAGCGTCCAGCCCATCGATGCGCAGCACCGCCCGAGCGACAGCATTCAGACTTACAAGACCGGCATGCACGCACATTCGGTGCGCACCGATCCGAGCAACCGGTTTGTGTACGCCGGTAACCTGGGCGTCGATCGTGTGCTGCAATACCGCCTGGAGCCCAAGGACGGCAAGCTTGTCCCCATCGGCGAGGGCTATGTCGCCGTTCCCGAGAATACCGGCCCGCGCCACCTGACCTTTTCGTCCGACGGCAAGTTTCTGTATGTCGTCGGTGAAATGAGTGGCACCGTCACGGCCTTCGCGATCAATCAGAAAACCGGTGCGTTGAAGCAGACCAGTCAGGCAGACGGTATTCCCAAACGCTTGAATCTGGCGCCGGGACAGGCTCGCGATGCGCGCAACAACGACCTCAAGGATGATCCGACGCCGCGCATCTGGGCCGCGGATATTCGCCTCGCGCCGAACGGCAAATGGCTGTTCATCAGTGAGCGCACCAGCAGCAGCGTGTCGGTGTTCAAGGTTGAGCCCACCAATGGCAAGGTGGCGTTCGTTGACAATTACCCCGTTCAGGAAAAGCAGCCGCGCAACATCGCTGTTTCACCCAATGGGCGCTGGTTGCTGGTGAGTGGCGAGAAAAGCGACAAGGTGGGCAGTTACGCCATAGGCGAGAAGGGTGCCTTGCAACGGGTCGGCGAAGCGCCCTCGGGCAAGGGTGCGCTGTGGATTGAAATGCTCAGCCAGCCAAGCGAGTAA
- a CDS encoding DUF3830 family protein encodes MTTIKITAGGYEFLAEAHPDAPQTVEAFLKLLPYRQKFIHVRWSGEGCWVPLDDYQLKLDDTLIGFENATSHPSVGDILFYPGGYSETEIILAYGSCCFASKMGQLAGNHFLTITQGKENLRKLGVKTLWEGAQEVVFELA; translated from the coding sequence GTGACCACCATCAAAATTACCGCGGGCGGATATGAGTTTCTCGCCGAAGCCCATCCGGATGCGCCGCAAACGGTGGAAGCGTTTCTCAAGCTGCTGCCTTATCGGCAGAAATTCATCCATGTGCGCTGGAGCGGCGAGGGTTGCTGGGTGCCGCTGGATGATTATCAACTGAAGCTGGATGACACATTGATCGGCTTCGAGAACGCAACCAGCCATCCTTCGGTGGGCGACATTCTTTTCTACCCGGGCGGTTACAGCGAAACCGAGATTATCCTTGCCTACGGCTCGTGCTGTTTCGCCAGCAAGATGGGGCAGTTGGCGGGCAACCATTTCCTGACCATTACCCAGGGCAAGGAAAACCTGCGCAAACTGGGCGTGAAGACACTGTGGGAAGGCGCTCAGGAGGTGGTTTTCGAACTGGCTTGA
- a CDS encoding transporter substrate-binding domain-containing protein has protein sequence MHRGPSFVKACAFVLSASFMLANTVQAAEGSKLDAVLKRGNLVVGTGSTNAPWHFQGADGKLQGFDIDIGRIIAKGLFNDPSKVEFVVQSSDARIPNLLTDKVDISCQFITVTASRAQQVAFTLPYYREGVALLLPANSKYKEIDDLKAAGDDVTVAVLQNVYAEELVHQALPKAKVDQYDSVDLMYQAINSGRADTAATDQSSVKYLMVQNPGRYRSPAFAWSPQTYACAVKRGDQDWLNFVNTALHEAMTGVEFPAYAASFKQWFGVDLPVPAIGFPMEYK, from the coding sequence ATGCATCGCGGACCTTCCTTTGTGAAAGCTTGTGCCTTTGTTCTTTCAGCCTCATTCATGCTGGCCAATACGGTGCAGGCAGCCGAAGGCAGCAAGCTGGATGCAGTATTGAAACGTGGCAATCTGGTGGTAGGGACGGGCAGTACCAATGCTCCGTGGCACTTCCAGGGCGCAGACGGCAAGTTGCAGGGCTTCGATATCGACATTGGCAGAATCATTGCCAAGGGCCTGTTCAATGACCCGAGCAAGGTGGAGTTTGTCGTGCAGTCCTCGGATGCACGTATCCCCAACCTGCTGACCGACAAGGTCGACATCAGCTGCCAGTTCATCACCGTTACTGCCAGCCGCGCGCAGCAGGTGGCATTCACCCTGCCGTACTACCGCGAGGGTGTGGCGCTGCTGTTGCCTGCCAATAGCAAGTACAAGGAAATCGATGACCTGAAGGCAGCAGGTGACGATGTGACCGTGGCCGTACTGCAAAACGTGTATGCCGAGGAACTGGTGCATCAGGCACTGCCCAAGGCCAAGGTCGATCAATACGACAGCGTCGACCTGATGTACCAGGCGATCAACTCCGGGCGTGCCGATACAGCGGCCACCGATCAGTCTTCGGTTAAGTACCTGATGGTGCAGAACCCTGGCCGCTACCGTTCGCCTGCCTTTGCCTGGAGCCCGCAAACCTATGCCTGCGCGGTCAAGCGTGGCGACCAGGACTGGCTGAACTTCGTCAACACCGCGTTGCATGAAGCCATGACGGGTGTCGAGTTCCCGGCTTACGCGGCGTCTTTCAAGCAATGGTTCGGTGTCGATCTGCCGGTGCCTGCAATCGGTTTTCCGATGGAATACAAATAA
- a CDS encoding RidA family protein yields MTITRYGAGSTAGGGQPRPFARAVEADGWLHVSGQVPAQDGEIIVGGIVEQTHQTMRNLIAILEEAGYALKDVIRVGVWLEDPRDFWSFNKVFGEYFTPEHAPARACVQASMMVDCKVEIDCIAYKRK; encoded by the coding sequence ATGACTATTACCCGTTATGGCGCTGGCAGCACAGCAGGAGGCGGCCAGCCACGCCCATTCGCTCGCGCAGTCGAGGCTGACGGCTGGTTGCACGTTTCCGGCCAGGTACCTGCGCAGGATGGCGAGATCATCGTCGGCGGCATCGTTGAGCAGACGCATCAGACCATGCGCAACCTGATCGCAATTCTTGAGGAGGCCGGTTATGCGCTCAAGGATGTGATCCGGGTCGGCGTATGGCTGGAGGACCCACGGGACTTCTGGAGTTTCAACAAGGTGTTCGGTGAGTACTTCACCCCCGAGCATGCACCGGCACGCGCTTGCGTTCAGGCAAGCATGATGGTCGACTGCAAGGTCGAAATCGACTGTATTGCCTACAAACGCAAGTAG
- a CDS encoding hemerythrin domain-containing protein: MNIFEALRESHDRQRSYADALIQTSGDSAEREKAYKQLKEELQAHETAEERFFYIPLMAHDNGVDLSRHAISEHHEMDEMMEELDETEMSSPAWLATAKKLSEKVHHHLKEEEQKFFQMAGKLLDEKQKQSLAGEYVKEYEEQLAEG; this comes from the coding sequence TTGAATATTTTCGAAGCCCTGCGCGAAAGCCATGATCGTCAACGCAGCTACGCTGATGCCCTGATCCAGACTAGCGGCGACAGCGCCGAACGCGAGAAGGCCTACAAACAGCTCAAGGAAGAACTGCAGGCCCACGAAACGGCCGAAGAACGGTTTTTCTACATCCCTCTGATGGCCCACGACAATGGCGTGGACCTGAGCCGTCACGCCATTTCCGAGCATCACGAGATGGACGAGATGATGGAAGAGCTCGATGAAACCGAAATGTCCAGTCCAGCCTGGCTGGCCACTGCGAAAAAGCTGTCGGAAAAAGTGCATCACCACCTGAAGGAAGAAGAGCAGAAGTTCTTCCAGATGGCGGGCAAATTGCTCGACGAAAAGCAGAAACAGAGTCTGGCCGGCGAATACGTGAAGGAATACGAAGAGCAATTGGCTGAAGGTTGA
- a CDS encoding glutathione S-transferase family protein has product MLRILGKTSSINVRKVLWTCEELKIPFTQEDWGSDFKPADTEAFVALNPNAMVPVIVDDDFVLWESNSIVRYLANRYAGDPVYPLDPRARAHTDQWIDWQGSDLNRSWSYAFMSLVRRSTEHQDPAAIAVSCAQWTRHMQILDRQLEKTGTYVCGERFTLADIPIGLSVNRWFETPLEHPDLPAVNAYYERLSHRSGYLLYGRNGTP; this is encoded by the coding sequence ATGCTGCGCATACTGGGCAAGACCTCCTCGATCAACGTACGAAAAGTACTCTGGACGTGTGAGGAGCTGAAGATACCCTTCACTCAGGAAGACTGGGGGTCAGACTTCAAGCCTGCCGACACCGAGGCGTTCGTCGCGCTCAACCCGAATGCCATGGTGCCGGTTATCGTGGATGATGACTTCGTGCTTTGGGAGTCCAACAGCATCGTTCGCTATCTGGCCAACCGTTATGCTGGCGACCCTGTTTACCCGCTGGATCCACGCGCCAGGGCGCACACCGATCAGTGGATCGACTGGCAAGGCTCGGATCTGAACCGATCATGGAGTTATGCCTTCATGTCACTGGTACGACGTTCGACCGAGCACCAGGACCCTGCAGCCATAGCCGTGTCCTGTGCTCAATGGACCAGGCACATGCAGATACTCGACAGGCAACTGGAAAAGACCGGCACCTATGTCTGCGGCGAGCGTTTTACCCTGGCGGACATCCCCATCGGTCTTTCAGTCAATCGCTGGTTCGAGACGCCTCTCGAGCATCCCGACCTGCCCGCCGTCAATGCGTATTACGAACGCCTGAGCCACCGTTCCGGCTACCTTCTGTACGGGCGCAACGGAACTCCGTGA
- a CDS encoding IclR family transcriptional regulator, translating into MTEDTIKRRARGLDRAFDILDFLKEKARPMRPNEIASGIGSPKSTVYELVASLLERRILETVGKDGHVYLGRQLYFLGQAHLRHFDFTREAEACLCEIVSQTRETAQMCLLNGRKYTVALMKEGERHFRISSDIGENAPIPWTASGRLLLNHLSDQQIIDLIDPDDFILPGGERLPLETFLREIRKAGEEGFFSFNSVADTFTHCFAAPVNNEHGQCIATLCIVAPRADAKTHYDDYRRVLIDSANGLARRINE; encoded by the coding sequence ATGACCGAAGACACTATCAAGCGCCGGGCACGTGGACTGGACCGGGCGTTCGATATCCTGGATTTTCTCAAGGAAAAGGCCAGGCCCATGCGCCCCAATGAGATTGCCAGCGGGATCGGCAGCCCCAAATCGACGGTTTACGAGCTGGTGGCATCGCTGCTGGAACGGCGGATTCTGGAGACAGTGGGCAAGGACGGGCATGTCTATCTTGGCCGTCAGTTGTATTTCCTGGGGCAGGCACACTTGCGGCACTTCGATTTCACTCGCGAGGCCGAAGCCTGCTTGTGCGAGATCGTCAGCCAGACGCGGGAAACTGCGCAGATGTGCCTGCTCAATGGCCGGAAATACACCGTGGCGCTGATGAAGGAGGGTGAGCGTCATTTCAGGATTTCTTCGGACATCGGCGAAAACGCGCCCATCCCATGGACGGCGTCCGGGCGTCTTTTGCTCAACCACTTGAGCGATCAGCAAATCATCGACCTGATCGACCCCGACGATTTCATTCTGCCGGGTGGCGAACGTCTGCCGCTGGAGACCTTTCTTCGGGAAATCCGCAAAGCCGGCGAGGAGGGATTCTTTTCCTTCAATAGCGTGGCTGACACCTTCACCCATTGCTTCGCCGCCCCCGTGAATAACGAACACGGTCAGTGTATCGCCACGCTGTGCATCGTCGCGCCGCGTGCCGACGCCAAGACCCACTACGACGACTACCGGCGGGTGCTGATCGACAGCGCCAATGGCCTGGCTCGGCGTATCAATGAATAA
- a CDS encoding amino acid ABC transporter ATP-binding protein, giving the protein MTQTHNPGPALLSIEGLHKSYGAVEVLKGVDLRMQKGNVVTLIGSSGSGKTTLLRCVNLLEEFQGGHIRLEGQDIGYSNVDGKRTRHPERLIAQHRAMTGMAFQQFNLFPHLSALQNVTLGLLKVKKMPKDQAVALAEKWLDRVGLLERRNHFPGQLSGGQQQRVAIARAIAMNPSLMLFDEVTSALDPELVGEVLSVIKDLAEEGMTMLLVTHEMRFAYEVSDQIVFMNQGRIEEQGPPKALFEQPKSARLSEFLKNIRF; this is encoded by the coding sequence ATGACACAGACTCATAACCCCGGCCCGGCGCTGCTCAGCATCGAGGGCCTGCATAAATCCTACGGCGCAGTGGAGGTGCTCAAGGGTGTCGATCTGCGCATGCAGAAAGGCAATGTCGTGACCCTGATCGGTTCCAGCGGTTCGGGCAAGACCACCTTGCTGCGCTGCGTCAACCTGCTGGAAGAGTTTCAGGGCGGGCATATCCGTCTTGAAGGGCAGGACATCGGTTACAGCAACGTAGACGGCAAGCGCACCCGCCATCCGGAGCGTCTGATCGCGCAACACCGGGCAATGACCGGCATGGCCTTCCAGCAATTCAACCTGTTTCCGCACCTCAGCGCCTTGCAGAACGTCACCTTGGGTTTGCTCAAGGTCAAGAAGATGCCCAAGGATCAGGCCGTTGCGCTGGCCGAAAAGTGGCTGGACCGGGTCGGCCTGCTGGAGCGGCGCAATCATTTCCCCGGTCAGTTGTCCGGCGGCCAGCAGCAGCGTGTGGCGATTGCCCGTGCCATTGCCATGAACCCCAGCCTGATGTTGTTTGACGAAGTCACTTCGGCACTCGATCCGGAACTGGTGGGCGAAGTGCTGAGCGTCATCAAGGACCTGGCCGAGGAGGGCATGACCATGCTGCTGGTGACGCACGAAATGCGTTTCGCCTACGAAGTGTCGGACCAAATCGTGTTCATGAATCAGGGCCGCATCGAAGAGCAGGGGCCACCCAAGGCCTTGTTCGAACAGCCGAAGTCGGCGCGCTTGAGCGAGTTTCTCAAGAACATCCGTTTTTAA